The following proteins are co-located in the Microvirga ossetica genome:
- a CDS encoding class II aldolase/adducin family protein gives MNEETLALRRQMVDICRRMNSSGINQGTAGNLSVRHGSGFLITPSSLPYDTMQPEDLVEMDFDGTYEGRRPSSEWRFHRDILRERTDINAVLHCHSIYATTLACHHKTIPSFHYMTGVAGGTTIRCAKYATFGTQELSNNALEALMDRKACLLGQHGQISLGDNLEAALWLAIEVETLSRVYVQALTLGEPPVLPDDEMARVIEQMRRMSYGLAPDAEGTNDVARLRS, from the coding sequence ATGAACGAGGAAACGCTGGCATTGCGGCGCCAGATGGTTGATATCTGCCGCCGGATGAACTCCTCCGGCATCAATCAGGGCACAGCCGGAAACCTGTCCGTCCGACACGGAAGCGGCTTCCTGATCACGCCATCGTCGCTGCCTTACGATACCATGCAGCCTGAGGATCTCGTGGAGATGGACTTCGACGGAACCTACGAGGGCCGCCGGCCCTCATCGGAATGGCGTTTCCACCGGGATATCCTACGGGAGCGGACGGACATCAATGCCGTTCTTCATTGCCATTCGATTTACGCGACAACGCTCGCCTGTCATCACAAGACGATCCCGAGTTTTCATTATATGACCGGCGTGGCAGGTGGCACCACGATCCGTTGTGCAAAGTACGCCACCTTTGGCACGCAAGAACTGTCCAACAACGCTCTCGAAGCATTGATGGATCGAAAGGCCTGTCTTCTTGGACAGCACGGCCAGATTTCCCTTGGTGACAACCTGGAGGCGGCTCTCTGGCTCGCCATTGAGGTGGAAACGCTTTCCAGGGTTTATGTCCAGGCGCTGACGCTCGGAGAACCCCCGGTGCTCCCAGATGATGAAATGGCGCGCGTGATCGAGCAGATGCGCCGGATGAGCTATGGACTTGCTCCAGATGCCGAGGGGACCAACGACGTGGCGCGTCTGCGTTCTTAG
- a CDS encoding metallophosphoesterase, giving the protein MFHLIFALPSLYVLTRFIWPLPWTPGVKVALAVLLLVASQYHLWSRLSSGSVFSPEFPRALVLLFNWAFGAILLLALMQIALDLAGLMALLLRGGGATPDSVRYAAASAAMLLSALGVYQATRVPPLKDVEIAIPGLPPQFDGYKLLQLTDLHISRLFPKAWTQALVERSNALGVDLIVVTGDLIDGSFDARRADVEPLRGLRARDGVWVIPGNHEYFFGYETWMSHYASMGMRVLANDHTVLTRDGGALVLAGVTDLSVPGTRYPAPDLAAALAGAPSDVPIVLLDHQPRHAAQAAARGVALQLSGHTHGGMILGLDRLVARSNGGFVSGRYTLGAMTLYVNNGTALWPGFALRLGRPAELTRITLRGKPPQVSHREQPATASRPRAHASIAS; this is encoded by the coding sequence ATGTTCCACCTGATATTCGCATTGCCGAGCCTCTATGTCCTGACGCGGTTTATCTGGCCGCTTCCTTGGACACCCGGCGTGAAGGTCGCCCTTGCCGTCCTCCTGCTCGTCGCGTCGCAATACCACCTCTGGAGCCGCCTCTCGTCCGGCTCAGTCTTCTCGCCCGAGTTCCCCCGCGCCCTGGTGCTTCTGTTCAACTGGGCGTTCGGAGCGATCCTGCTGCTGGCGCTGATGCAGATCGCGCTCGATCTTGCCGGGCTGATGGCACTGCTGCTTCGAGGTGGCGGGGCCACACCGGACAGCGTGCGCTACGCAGCCGCGAGCGCGGCCATGCTGCTGTCGGCGCTGGGCGTGTATCAGGCGACGCGGGTGCCGCCGCTCAAGGATGTCGAGATCGCCATCCCCGGGCTGCCGCCGCAGTTCGACGGCTACAAGCTTTTGCAACTGACCGACCTTCACATCAGTCGCCTGTTTCCCAAGGCGTGGACGCAAGCGCTGGTCGAGCGGTCCAATGCGCTCGGCGTCGACCTGATCGTGGTGACCGGCGACCTGATCGACGGCTCGTTTGACGCGCGCCGCGCCGACGTGGAGCCGCTGCGCGGCCTGCGTGCGAGGGACGGCGTCTGGGTCATTCCCGGCAACCACGAGTATTTCTTCGGCTACGAGACGTGGATGAGCCACTACGCCAGCATGGGAATGCGCGTGCTCGCCAACGATCACACGGTCCTGACCCGCGATGGCGGCGCACTGGTGCTGGCCGGCGTCACCGACCTGTCGGTGCCCGGAACCCGCTACCCGGCGCCGGATCTCGCCGCCGCCCTTGCGGGTGCGCCGTCAGATGTGCCGATCGTGCTGCTCGACCACCAGCCGAGGCACGCCGCGCAGGCGGCCGCACGCGGCGTGGCGCTGCAACTGTCCGGGCATACCCATGGCGGCATGATCCTTGGGCTGGATCGGCTGGTCGCGCGTAGCAATGGCGGTTTCGTCTCGGGCCGATACACGCTCGGGGCCATGACGCTCTACGTCAACAACGGCACCGCACTCTGGCCTGGTTTCGCGCTGAGGTTGGGGCGCCCGGCCGAACTGACGCGCATCACCCTTCGGGGCAAGCCGCCGCAGGTCAGTCATCGCGAACAGCCGGCAACGGCTTCGCGGCCACGTGCGCATGCTTCCATCGCCTCATGA
- the paoC gene encoding aldehyde oxidoreductase molybdenum-binding subunit PaoC, whose amino-acid sequence MRFDTPASTNPIDQLKVVGRPTDRIDGRYKTTGTAPYAYERHDVVPDQAYGFVLGSGIAKGRIVAMHLEEAKTAPGVLTIVTTLDMPRLERGMMNAAYLFGGPVIQHYHQAIAVVVAETFEQARAAAYLIRVDYQPEAGKFDLAAEAPNAPLIGDDSGEGSSGPPEARVGDFEGAFAAAPVKLDETYTTPDESHAMMEPHATIAAWDGDRLTLWTSNQMIAWGKGSIAKILGIPAENVRLDSPYIGGGFGAKLFIRADAVLAALAAKAARRPVKLALSRPLVANNTTHRPATIQRIRIGANRDGTITAIAHESTSGNLAEGKPETAVSQTRLLYAGANRLMAMRLAPLDLPEGNAMRAPGEAPGMMALEVAMDEMAEKLGLDPVDFRILNDTQVDPEKSDRRFSHRDLVGCLRLGAERFGWDKRNPQPAQVRDERWLVGAGVAAGFRNNLLTKSAARVRLNRQGVVTVETDMTDIGTGSYTIIAQTAAEMMGVALDKVAVRLGDSAFPVSAGSGGQWGANNSTAGVYAACVKLREAVAQQLGFNAADAVFSDGDVRSGNRSVPLAEAASAGELVVEDFIEYGDLAKTHQQSTFAAHFVEVGVDAATGEVRVRRMLAVCAAGRILNPKSARSQVIGAMTMGVGAALMEELAVDKRRGFFVNHDLAGYEVPVHADIPHQEVVFLDEVDPMSSPMKAKGVAELGICGVGAAVANAVYNATGVRIRDYPLTLDKLIDRLPEAV is encoded by the coding sequence ATGCGGTTCGACACTCCCGCCAGTACCAATCCGATTGACCAGCTCAAGGTTGTTGGCCGACCCACCGACCGGATCGATGGACGCTACAAGACAACCGGCACCGCGCCCTACGCCTACGAGCGGCACGACGTTGTGCCAGACCAGGCTTATGGCTTCGTGCTGGGCTCCGGGATCGCTAAAGGCCGCATCGTTGCCATGCACCTGGAGGAGGCCAAGACGGCGCCAGGCGTTCTGACGATCGTCACGACGCTCGACATGCCCCGATTGGAGCGCGGCATGATGAATGCCGCTTACCTGTTCGGCGGACCGGTCATTCAGCATTACCACCAAGCGATCGCCGTGGTGGTCGCGGAGACCTTCGAGCAGGCCCGGGCCGCGGCCTACCTGATCCGCGTCGACTACCAGCCCGAGGCGGGGAAGTTCGATCTCGCCGCCGAGGCGCCGAACGCCCCGCTCATTGGCGACGATAGCGGGGAAGGCAGCAGCGGACCTCCAGAGGCCCGCGTCGGCGACTTCGAGGGTGCGTTCGCGGCCGCGCCGGTGAAACTCGACGAGACTTACACGACGCCCGATGAGAGCCACGCCATGATGGAGCCGCACGCCACGATCGCGGCATGGGATGGCGATCGGCTGACGCTCTGGACATCAAACCAGATGATTGCTTGGGGCAAAGGCAGCATTGCCAAAATCCTCGGTATTCCGGCAGAGAACGTTCGCCTCGACTCGCCTTATATCGGCGGTGGCTTCGGAGCAAAGCTGTTCATCCGGGCCGATGCCGTGCTGGCAGCGCTCGCTGCCAAGGCGGCGCGCAGACCCGTCAAGTTGGCACTGAGTCGCCCGCTCGTCGCCAACAATACCACCCATCGGCCTGCCACGATCCAGCGCATCCGCATTGGCGCGAACCGTGACGGCACGATCACAGCCATCGCGCACGAGAGCACCTCCGGCAATCTGGCGGAGGGCAAGCCCGAGACGGCGGTGTCCCAAACGAGGCTCCTCTACGCGGGCGCAAACCGCCTGATGGCCATGCGGCTGGCTCCGCTCGACCTTCCGGAAGGCAACGCGATGCGCGCACCGGGCGAGGCACCCGGCATGATGGCGCTTGAGGTCGCCATGGACGAGATGGCGGAGAAGCTCGGCCTGGATCCGGTCGACTTTCGGATCCTGAACGACACCCAGGTCGATCCAGAGAAGTCCGACCGCCGCTTCTCCCATCGCGATCTCGTCGGCTGTCTTCGACTCGGTGCCGAGCGCTTCGGTTGGGACAAGCGCAATCCCCAGCCTGCCCAGGTGCGGGACGAACGCTGGCTCGTCGGAGCGGGCGTGGCGGCGGGCTTCCGCAACAACCTCCTGACAAAGTCCGCGGCGCGGGTCCGGCTTAACCGTCAAGGAGTGGTCACGGTTGAAACCGACATGACCGATATCGGAACGGGCTCCTACACCATCATCGCCCAGACCGCGGCCGAGATGATGGGGGTAGCCTTGGACAAGGTGGCCGTGCGGCTTGGCGACTCCGCCTTTCCGGTCTCCGCCGGCTCCGGCGGTCAGTGGGGGGCGAACAACTCGACCGCCGGGGTCTACGCTGCCTGTGTCAAACTGCGCGAAGCCGTCGCGCAGCAACTCGGCTTCAACGCCGCCGACGCCGTATTCTCGGACGGCGACGTGCGATCGGGCAACCGCAGCGTACCGCTTGCCGAGGCCGCGAGCGCGGGTGAGCTTGTCGTGGAAGACTTCATCGAGTACGGCGATCTCGCCAAAACGCACCAGCAATCGACCTTCGCGGCCCACTTCGTCGAAGTCGGGGTTGACGCAGCGACCGGCGAGGTTCGGGTTCGGCGGATGCTCGCCGTGTGCGCGGCTGGGCGCATCCTCAATCCCAAATCCGCGAGGAGCCAGGTGATCGGTGCGATGACGATGGGAGTCGGGGCGGCTTTGATGGAGGAACTGGCCGTGGACAAGCGGCGAGGTTTCTTCGTCAACCACGACCTTGCGGGCTATGAGGTGCCGGTCCATGCTGACATCCCGCACCAGGAAGTCGTCTTTCTCGACGAGGTCGACCCAATGTCCTCGCCCATGAAGGCCAAGGGCGTGGCCGAGCTCGGCATCTGCGGCGTCGGAGCGGCGGTCGCGAACGCGGTCTACAATGCCACCGGCGTTCGCATCCGCGACTATCCGCTCACGCTCGACAAGCTCATCGACCGCCTGCCGGAGGCCGTCTGA
- a CDS encoding FAD binding domain-containing protein has protein sequence MRAFTFERANTPAEAAAAVARTPGAKFIAGGTNLLDLMKLQIETPTHLVDVNGLKLDTIEPSPEGGLRIGALVRNTDLAANERVRRDYGVLSRALLAGASGQLRNRATTAGNFLQRTRCPYFYDTAQPCNKRRPGSGCSALDGFSRQLGIIGVSDACIATNPSDMAVAMRVLDATVETVRADGATRTIPIAEFHRLPGDTPHVETTLEPGELITAATLPPPIGGRQIYRKVRDRASYAFALVSVAAVIQRDGSGRVAVGGVAHKPWRVEAAEAALPRGPRAVTEQLLAGAKPTHDNAFKVALVERTLGAVISEARS, from the coding sequence ATGAGAGCTTTCACCTTTGAACGCGCAAACACGCCTGCTGAGGCAGCCGCCGCCGTCGCCCGCACGCCTGGCGCGAAGTTCATCGCGGGTGGCACAAATCTGCTCGACCTGATGAAGTTGCAGATCGAGACACCCACCCACCTCGTCGACGTGAACGGGCTGAAGCTCGACACCATCGAGCCGAGCCCGGAAGGTGGGCTTCGGATCGGCGCACTTGTCCGTAACACCGACCTCGCTGCCAACGAGCGCGTTCGGCGCGACTACGGTGTCCTGTCACGGGCGCTGCTCGCGGGGGCGTCCGGCCAGTTGCGCAACCGGGCAACGACGGCGGGAAACTTTCTCCAGCGCACCCGCTGCCCCTACTTCTACGACACCGCTCAGCCTTGCAACAAACGGCGGCCCGGCAGCGGCTGCTCGGCCCTAGACGGGTTCAGCCGGCAGCTCGGCATCATCGGGGTGAGTGATGCCTGCATCGCCACCAACCCGAGCGACATGGCGGTCGCCATGCGCGTGCTCGACGCGACGGTCGAGACCGTGCGGGCCGACGGCGCGACCAGGACGATCCCGATTGCTGAGTTTCACCGCCTGCCCGGCGACACGCCCCACGTGGAGACGACGCTGGAGCCCGGTGAGCTCATCACCGCCGCGACCTTGCCCCCGCCCATCGGCGGCCGGCAGATCTATCGCAAGGTGCGCGACCGCGCGTCTTACGCCTTCGCTCTGGTGTCTGTGGCGGCTGTCATTCAGCGGGACGGCTCAGGACGTGTGGCTGTGGGCGGCGTGGCGCACAAGCCGTGGCGGGTCGAAGCGGCGGAAGCCGCTCTGCCGCGCGGCCCCAGGGCGGTCACGGAACAGCTGCTCGCCGGTGCCAAGCCGACCCACGACAACGCGTTCAAGGTAGCGCTTGTCGAGCGCACGCTCGGCGCGGTGATCTCCGAAGCGAGGAGCTGA
- the paoA gene encoding aldehyde dehydrogenase iron-sulfur subunit PaoA, which yields MSDPGELNVNRREVMVGAGACAALATAPLSVKAQPVPVGTPVMTQVSFNVNGQVRTLELDTRTTLLDALREHLHLTGTKKGCDHGQCGACTVVVDGRRINSCLTLAVMHQGGAVTSIEGLGTPDDLHPMQAAFIKHDGYQCGYCTPGQICSGVAVLDEIKAGIPSHVTADLTAPAQLSEAEIRERMSGNICRCGAYSNIVEAMTEVAERQG from the coding sequence ATGTCGGATCCTGGAGAGCTGAATGTGAACCGGCGCGAGGTGATGGTCGGAGCTGGAGCCTGTGCGGCGCTCGCGACGGCGCCGCTTTCGGTGAAAGCACAACCCGTACCGGTCGGGACGCCTGTGATGACACAGGTTTCGTTCAACGTGAACGGGCAGGTTCGCACGCTCGAGCTCGACACCCGCACAACGCTCCTCGACGCTCTGCGAGAGCACTTGCATCTCACCGGCACCAAGAAGGGCTGCGATCACGGCCAGTGTGGCGCTTGCACGGTTGTGGTCGACGGGCGGCGGATCAATTCTTGCCTCACTCTTGCCGTGATGCACCAGGGCGGCGCGGTGACCTCGATCGAGGGGCTCGGCACGCCGGACGACCTGCATCCCATGCAGGCGGCGTTCATCAAGCATGACGGCTATCAGTGCGGCTACTGCACGCCCGGACAGATCTGCTCGGGTGTGGCGGTGTTGGACGAGATCAAGGCCGGGATCCCGAGCCATGTCACGGCCGACCTCACAGCTCCAGCGCAGCTCAGCGAGGCCGAGATCCGCGAGCGGATGAGTGGCAACATCTGCCGCTGCGGCGCTTACTCCAACATCGTCGAGGCCATGACCGAGGTCGCGGAGAGGCAGGGATGA
- a CDS encoding LysR family transcriptional regulator — protein MLRPDLNDLLAFRTVARERSFTRAAAQLSLSPSALSHTIRKLEAGLGVRLLTRTTRSVALTDAGERLLDDIAHHFDDIDRAVDALMATRDKPTGTLRINAGEHAVRSILWPKLDAFLRQYPDITVEVDIDNGYTDIVAGRYDAGVRLGEEVAGDMIAVRIGPDWHMAVVATPDYFREHGVPKSPHELTGHRCINLRLATHGGFYAWEFERDGQSLNVRVDSQLAFNSSVPILSAALSGHGLAYVPEDMASPYIADGRLRRVLTRWCPAFTGYHLYYPSRRHSSPAFQLLLDALREKA, from the coding sequence ATGCTGCGCCCCGATCTAAACGACCTTCTTGCGTTCAGGACTGTCGCCCGCGAGCGCAGCTTCACCCGCGCGGCTGCCCAGCTGAGCTTGTCGCCGTCAGCTCTCAGTCACACGATCCGCAAGCTTGAGGCTGGGCTCGGCGTGCGGCTGCTGACAAGAACGACCCGCAGCGTCGCCCTGACCGATGCCGGCGAGCGCTTGCTGGACGACATTGCCCATCATTTCGACGACATAGACCGCGCCGTGGATGCGCTGATGGCCACGCGAGACAAGCCCACCGGCACGCTGCGCATCAATGCAGGTGAGCATGCCGTTCGCAGCATCCTCTGGCCAAAGCTCGATGCCTTTCTGCGCCAGTACCCCGATATCACGGTCGAGGTCGACATCGACAATGGCTACACGGACATTGTTGCGGGCCGCTATGACGCCGGGGTGCGCCTGGGCGAGGAAGTCGCCGGCGACATGATCGCCGTTCGCATCGGCCCCGACTGGCACATGGCCGTGGTGGCGACCCCTGACTATTTCCGCGAACATGGCGTGCCGAAGTCGCCGCACGAGTTGACTGGCCACCGCTGCATCAATTTGCGGCTGGCCACTCACGGGGGGTTCTATGCGTGGGAGTTCGAACGGGATGGCCAGTCGCTGAATGTAAGGGTGGACAGTCAGCTGGCCTTCAACAGCAGTGTGCCGATCCTTTCGGCCGCACTGTCAGGTCACGGCCTGGCCTATGTCCCGGAAGACATGGCCTCGCCCTATATAGCCGACGGCCGTCTGCGGCGGGTCCTTACACGTTGGTGCCCGGCATTTACGGGCTACCATCTCTATTATCCTTCGCGCCGGCACTCGTCTCCGGCATTCCAGCTGCTCCTGGACGCACTCAGAGAGAAGGCTTGA
- a CDS encoding cupin domain-containing protein, which translates to MKLAREGSHPSDRGPADRFTGTVRIDPLFTALAGSRAAANTVTFEPGARTAWHTHPLGQMLVVTAGCGRVQREGGPITEVRPGDVVRFAPGEKHWHGAAPSTAMTHIAIQETVEDQAVVWLAHVSGGEYGRSHLTGQGEQ; encoded by the coding sequence ATGAAACTAGCCCGTGAAGGATCACACCCGTCCGACAGGGGACCGGCCGACCGGTTTACAGGGACCGTCCGCATCGACCCACTTTTCACAGCTCTAGCGGGGTCGAGAGCCGCGGCGAATACCGTGACGTTCGAGCCCGGCGCGCGCACGGCATGGCACACTCATCCCCTGGGGCAAATGCTCGTCGTCACCGCGGGATGTGGCCGAGTCCAGCGTGAAGGCGGCCCCATAACGGAAGTCCGCCCCGGCGACGTCGTACGTTTCGCCCCCGGCGAGAAGCACTGGCACGGGGCAGCACCTTCAACCGCCATGACGCACATCGCCATTCAGGAGACGGTCGAAGACCAAGCCGTTGTTTGGCTGGCCCATGTAAGTGGTGGCGAATATGGCCGCTCGCATTTAACCGGCCAAGGAGAACAATGA
- a CDS encoding SDR family oxidoreductase: protein MGNVNVLIGAGSIGQAIARRVSAGRHVVLADLRQENADAAAKVLRDAGFEVSTATVDVSSRPSVQELVELAAGLGDITGVIHAAGVSPSQASPATILAVDLYGTAVVLEEFGNVIAKGGAGVVIASQSGHRLGALTVEQNAALATTPAEDLLSLAMLQPDQVKDSLHAYQLSKRGNSLRVMYEAVRWGQRGARVNTISPGIVITPLARDELTGPRGEGYRRMIELCPVGRAATPDEVGHVGALLLGPDGALITGSDFLMDGGVTASYWYGELAAKQ, encoded by the coding sequence ATGGGTAATGTCAATGTCTTGATTGGCGCCGGATCGATCGGCCAGGCCATCGCGCGGCGGGTAAGCGCCGGCAGGCATGTGGTGCTGGCGGACCTTCGCCAGGAAAACGCCGATGCCGCGGCCAAAGTGCTGCGTGACGCCGGGTTCGAGGTCAGTACGGCAACTGTCGACGTATCATCGCGGCCTTCCGTCCAAGAACTCGTTGAGCTCGCGGCAGGTCTCGGCGATATTACGGGAGTCATTCATGCGGCCGGCGTGTCACCGTCGCAGGCCTCACCGGCGACGATCCTTGCAGTCGATCTATACGGCACAGCCGTGGTCCTCGAAGAGTTCGGCAACGTCATCGCAAAAGGCGGCGCCGGGGTCGTGATTGCTTCCCAGTCTGGCCACCGGTTGGGCGCCCTGACGGTAGAGCAGAACGCAGCGCTTGCGACCACGCCTGCTGAGGATTTGCTTTCGCTCGCGATGCTCCAGCCGGATCAGGTCAAGGACTCGCTCCACGCCTACCAGCTCTCCAAACGCGGGAATTCCCTCCGCGTCATGTACGAAGCCGTTCGATGGGGGCAGCGTGGCGCGCGGGTCAACACGATCAGCCCGGGCATCGTCATCACGCCGCTTGCGAGGGACGAGCTGACGGGCCCGCGCGGTGAAGGCTACCGGCGGATGATCGAGCTATGTCCGGTCGGACGCGCCGCGACTCCAGATGAGGTTGGCCATGTCGGGGCGCTGCTTCTGGGGCCGGACGGCGCCCTCATCACAGGAAGCGACTTCCTCATGGATGGCGGGGTCACAGCTTCCTACTGGTACGGCGAACTCGCAGCGAAACAATAG
- a CDS encoding aldo/keto reductase, producing MKKRVLGQSGLEVSAIGLGCMGISQSYGQPLALPDAVKLIRGAFERGITFFDTAEVYGPYKNEEVVGEALQPIRDRVVIATKFGFDIEGGGAMDSSPQRIRTAVEASLKRLRTDRIDLLYQHRVDPNVPMEDVAGTVKELISEGKVLHFGLSEAGVNNIRRAHAVQPVAALQSEYSLWWREPEEQILPVLEELGIGFVPFSPLGKGFLTGTIGTDVSFGKDDFRSTVPRFTQENLAANQRLIEALSHIARTKQITPAQLALAWVLAQKPWIVPIPGTTKLHRVEENIGASTIELSPDDLAAIDDAMSGIAVQGERYSPSH from the coding sequence ATGAAAAAGCGCGTGCTCGGACAAAGCGGACTCGAAGTCTCGGCCATCGGCCTTGGCTGCATGGGCATTAGTCAATCATACGGCCAGCCGCTGGCCCTGCCTGATGCGGTGAAGCTGATCCGCGGCGCCTTCGAGCGCGGAATCACATTCTTCGATACGGCTGAAGTCTACGGACCCTACAAGAACGAAGAGGTCGTGGGCGAAGCCCTTCAGCCCATCCGCGACCGGGTTGTTATCGCCACCAAGTTCGGCTTCGATATCGAAGGCGGCGGCGCGATGGACAGCAGCCCGCAGCGCATCCGCACGGCCGTAGAAGCGTCGCTGAAGCGCCTGCGCACCGACCGGATCGATTTGCTGTATCAGCACCGGGTCGATCCCAATGTGCCGATGGAGGATGTTGCCGGGACGGTCAAGGAGCTGATCTCGGAAGGCAAGGTTCTGCACTTCGGCCTCTCGGAAGCCGGCGTGAACAACATCCGCCGCGCCCACGCGGTTCAGCCCGTTGCCGCCCTGCAAAGTGAATATTCGCTGTGGTGGCGGGAACCGGAGGAGCAGATCCTACCGGTTCTGGAGGAACTCGGAATCGGCTTTGTGCCGTTCAGCCCGCTCGGCAAAGGCTTCCTGACCGGTACGATCGGCACGGACGTGAGCTTTGGGAAAGACGACTTCCGGAGCACGGTACCGCGCTTTACGCAGGAAAATCTCGCCGCCAACCAGAGGCTTATCGAGGCGCTCAGTCATATCGCCCGGACAAAGCAGATCACGCCCGCCCAGCTCGCCCTCGCCTGGGTGCTGGCCCAAAAGCCGTGGATCGTCCCCATCCCTGGGACAACCAAGCTGCATCGCGTGGAAGAGAATATCGGCGCGTCCACTATCGAACTTTCCCCGGACGATCTTGCCGCCATCGACGACGCGATGTCAGGCATCGCGGTTCAGGGCGAGCGCTATTCACCCAGCCATTAG
- a CDS encoding NAD(P)H-binding protein, with protein MTGATQQPAKVLVLGANGQLARNTTRVLLEQSNARLTLYLRRASRLENPDPSRVRVVEGDVLDTAALRSAMQGQDLVYANLAGDMARQARSIIDAMHETGVKRLIFISSMGIYGEVPGEAYRSVLDPYRDSAAVIEASDLAYTILRPGWFDQTPAVDYQITHKGEPFGGHDISLNSLSDLILKLVTTPGLHMRESLGVSRG; from the coding sequence ATGACCGGCGCCACTCAACAGCCAGCGAAGGTGCTTGTGCTTGGGGCGAACGGGCAACTCGCCCGCAACACCACGCGCGTTCTCTTAGAACAGAGCAACGCACGGTTGACCCTCTATCTGCGTCGGGCCAGCCGGCTTGAGAACCCGGACCCTTCACGGGTGCGGGTTGTCGAAGGCGACGTACTCGATACGGCTGCACTGCGCTCGGCGATGCAGGGCCAGGACCTCGTCTATGCGAACCTCGCCGGCGACATGGCGCGCCAGGCCCGCAGTATCATCGATGCGATGCACGAAACGGGCGTGAAGCGCCTGATCTTCATCAGCTCGATGGGCATCTATGGCGAGGTGCCGGGCGAAGCGTACCGGAGCGTGCTCGATCCGTACCGCGACTCGGCTGCCGTAATTGAAGCCTCGGATCTCGCCTACACAATTCTGAGGCCGGGCTGGTTCGATCAGACACCCGCTGTCGACTACCAGATCACGCACAAGGGTGAACCATTCGGCGGGCACGATATTTCGCTGAACAGCCTGTCTGACCTAATTCTGAAGCTCGTTACCACGCCCGGCCTTCATATGCGCGAGAGCCTGGGGGTGAGCCGTGGTTGA
- a CDS encoding flavodoxin, with protein sequence MLPLAGSIGTAVRSASAQDLRVPASRTLVAFFSRTGNTRVIAGQIRRAHSADIFEIVPATPYPEDYQETVSQAQRERDSGFEPPLRETVRAIAAYSIVFLGFPIWGTTAPSVIRTFLSSHDLAGKTLVPFITHGGYGLGSSLSVVRSHAPQARLIEGFALEADQERRTLEQVTGWLGGLPL encoded by the coding sequence ATGCTTCCGCTCGCAGGGAGCATAGGTACGGCCGTACGTTCAGCCTCAGCGCAGGATTTGCGGGTGCCCGCCTCACGCACCCTCGTCGCGTTCTTCAGCCGTACCGGCAACACCCGGGTCATAGCAGGTCAGATACGTCGCGCTCATTCGGCTGACATCTTTGAGATTGTGCCGGCCACACCTTACCCTGAAGACTACCAGGAGACCGTGAGTCAGGCACAGCGTGAGCGCGACTCCGGCTTCGAACCGCCACTGCGCGAAACCGTGCGCGCAATTGCGGCCTATAGCATCGTCTTTCTTGGCTTTCCGATCTGGGGCACGACCGCTCCGTCCGTCATCCGTACTTTCCTTTCGAGCCACGACTTGGCGGGAAAGACGCTGGTGCCGTTCATCACGCACGGTGGGTACGGCCTTGGCAGCAGCCTTTCGGTCGTCCGCTCGCATGCCCCGCAGGCACGCTTGATTGAAGGTTTCGCACTGGAAGCGGATCAGGAGCGCCGCACGCTCGAACAGGTTACTGGCTGGCTGGGAGGCCTACCATTATGA